One Mycolicibacterium parafortuitum DNA segment encodes these proteins:
- a CDS encoding acyl-CoA dehydrogenase family protein, with the protein MTISVAERAELRTAVGELLADKCTEADVRRVMESDEGFDRQLWRQLAEQGVLGMLVDDEHGGLGFDAQELEAVAEETGAALLPAPFISSAVLTVALINAAGTAEDKQRLLPSLADGTAIGTVALTGKSGTWTADGVDVGAAEDGTLTGSAHYVTWGQVADVVLVVARTGDGIGVFEVATDGAGFERAAVTVFDPTVRLSTYTFTNTPARRLGTAGWDAVARALDYALIALAGEQAGGTRRIFDITVDYLKTRFQFGRAIGSFQALKHMAADLLLEVESATSAAQNAAARFADADTDAEVRDGAVALAGFACAEAYVKTTLAAVQMHGGIGFTWEHPCHLYVRRARSGLQLFGDSGLHRERYLTSKGA; encoded by the coding sequence ATGACGATCAGTGTGGCCGAGCGGGCGGAACTGCGCACCGCGGTCGGCGAGTTGCTCGCCGACAAGTGCACCGAAGCCGACGTGCGGCGGGTGATGGAGTCCGACGAGGGTTTCGACCGGCAGCTGTGGCGGCAGCTGGCCGAGCAGGGCGTGCTGGGCATGCTCGTCGACGACGAACACGGCGGACTGGGCTTCGACGCCCAGGAACTCGAGGCGGTCGCGGAGGAGACCGGCGCCGCGCTGCTGCCCGCACCGTTCATCTCCAGCGCCGTGCTGACCGTCGCACTGATCAACGCCGCGGGCACGGCAGAGGACAAGCAGCGGCTGCTGCCTTCGCTGGCCGACGGCACCGCGATCGGCACGGTGGCGCTGACCGGCAAGTCCGGCACCTGGACGGCCGACGGTGTCGACGTGGGGGCCGCTGAGGACGGCACGCTCACCGGCTCCGCGCACTATGTCACCTGGGGTCAGGTGGCTGACGTCGTGCTCGTCGTCGCCCGCACCGGTGACGGCATCGGGGTATTCGAAGTGGCCACGGACGGAGCGGGTTTCGAACGCGCGGCGGTCACCGTCTTCGACCCGACGGTGCGGCTGTCGACGTACACGTTCACGAACACACCGGCACGCCGCCTCGGCACCGCGGGCTGGGACGCCGTTGCGCGGGCCTTGGACTACGCGCTGATCGCGCTGGCAGGTGAGCAGGCCGGCGGCACCCGGCGCATCTTCGACATCACGGTCGACTACCTCAAGACGCGCTTCCAGTTCGGCCGGGCGATCGGCAGCTTCCAGGCGCTCAAGCACATGGCCGCCGACCTGCTGCTGGAAGTCGAATCGGCCACTTCCGCGGCGCAGAACGCCGCGGCGCGCTTCGCCGACGCGGACACCGACGCCGAGGTCCGCGACGGTGCCGTGGCGCTGGCCGGCTTCGCCTGCGCCGAGGCCTACGTCAAGACCACCCTGGCTGCCGTGCAGATGCACGGCGGCATCGGATTCACCTGGGAACACCCCTGCCACCTGTACGTCCGCCGGGCGCGCTCCGGCCTGCAACTGTTCGGTGACTCCGGGCTGCACCGCGAGCGCTACCTGACCTCGAAAGGCGCATGA
- a CDS encoding acetyl-CoA C-acetyltransferase — translation MTTSVIVAGARTPVGKLSGSLKGFKGSDLGAVAIKGALEKANVPASAVEYVIMGQVLSAGAGQMPARQAAVAAGIPWDVASLTINKMCLSGIDAIALADQLIRAGEFDVIVAGGQESMTQAPHLLMNSRAGYKYGDVTALDHLAYDGLHDVFTDQPMGALTEQRNDVDQFTREEQDALAAESHQKAARAWKDGVFADEVVPVKIPQRKGDPIEFTEDEGIRADTTVESLAGLRPAFRKDGTITAGSASQISDGACAVVVMNKAKAEELGLTWLCEIGAHGVVAGPDSTLQSQPANAIKKAIAKEGISVDQLDVIEINEAFAAVSLASTKELGVDPAKVNVNGGAIAIGHPIGMSGARITLHAALELARKGSGYAVAALCGAGGQGDALVLRRP, via the coding sequence ATGACGACATCAGTGATCGTTGCTGGAGCCCGTACGCCCGTTGGCAAGTTGTCGGGTTCGCTGAAGGGTTTCAAGGGCAGTGACCTCGGTGCCGTGGCGATCAAGGGCGCGCTGGAGAAGGCGAACGTTCCCGCCTCCGCCGTCGAGTACGTGATCATGGGCCAGGTGCTCTCGGCCGGGGCCGGGCAGATGCCCGCACGCCAGGCCGCGGTCGCCGCCGGGATCCCGTGGGACGTGGCGTCGCTGACCATCAACAAGATGTGCCTGTCCGGCATCGACGCGATCGCGCTGGCCGATCAGCTGATCCGGGCCGGGGAATTCGACGTGATCGTCGCCGGCGGCCAGGAGTCGATGACCCAGGCGCCGCACCTGCTGATGAACAGCCGCGCGGGCTACAAGTACGGCGACGTCACCGCGCTCGACCATCTGGCCTACGACGGCCTGCACGACGTGTTCACCGACCAGCCGATGGGCGCGCTCACCGAGCAGCGCAACGACGTCGACCAGTTCACCCGCGAGGAGCAGGACGCGTTGGCCGCCGAGTCGCACCAGAAGGCCGCGCGCGCCTGGAAGGACGGGGTGTTCGCCGACGAGGTCGTGCCGGTGAAGATCCCGCAGCGCAAGGGTGATCCGATCGAGTTCACCGAGGACGAGGGCATCCGCGCCGACACCACCGTCGAGTCGCTGGCCGGCCTGCGGCCCGCGTTCCGCAAGGACGGCACCATCACCGCCGGGTCCGCGTCGCAGATCTCCGACGGCGCGTGCGCCGTCGTCGTGATGAACAAGGCCAAGGCCGAGGAGCTGGGCCTGACCTGGCTGTGTGAGATCGGCGCCCACGGCGTGGTGGCCGGTCCGGACTCGACACTGCAGAGCCAGCCCGCCAACGCGATCAAGAAGGCCATCGCCAAGGAAGGCATCAGCGTCGACCAGCTCGACGTCATCGAGATCAACGAGGCGTTTGCGGCGGTGTCGCTGGCGTCGACGAAGGAGCTGGGCGTGGATCCGGCGAAGGTCAACGTCAACGGCGGGGCCATCGCCATCGGGCACCCGATCGGGATGTCCGGAGCCCGCATCACCCTGCACGCCGCGCTGGAGCTGGCGCGCAAGGGTTCGGGCTACGCGGTCGCCGCGCTGTGCGGCGCCGGCGGCCAGGGCGACGCGCTGGTGCTCCGCAGGCCCTGA
- a CDS encoding DUF3817 domain-containing protein, with protein sequence MAAMTSAYDLRTAAGWFRLIAFAEAVSWVGLLLGMYFKYLGSPQTEIGVKIFGPLHGAVFVAFVAAALAVGYTVRWGALTWLLALLASIVPLGSVMFLIWADRTGRMGSRPAPERIGGTGTPVPETT encoded by the coding sequence ATGGCGGCCATGACTAGCGCTTATGACCTCCGCACCGCGGCGGGATGGTTCCGGTTGATCGCGTTCGCCGAGGCGGTGAGCTGGGTCGGTCTGCTGCTGGGCATGTACTTCAAGTACCTGGGTTCCCCGCAGACCGAGATCGGTGTGAAGATCTTCGGCCCGCTGCACGGCGCCGTCTTCGTCGCGTTCGTCGCCGCCGCACTCGCCGTCGGCTACACCGTCCGATGGGGCGCGCTGACATGGTTGCTGGCGTTGCTGGCGAGCATCGTGCCACTCGGTAGTGTGATGTTCCTCATATGGGCTGATCGGACCGGTCGGATGGGCTCGCGGCCGGCGCCGGAGCGCATCGGCGGGACGGGCACTCCGGTACCGGAAACGACGTGA
- a CDS encoding adenylate/guanylate cyclase domain-containing protein: MTATKSVPHRLGRVLERVTRQSGRLETPGYGSWLLGRPEESQARRRIRIQIILTFFILFTNMLGIAVSLLLNTVAIPVPSVFSDAPAWLTFGVTPAYMLVALFFGTAWITSRTVRSLRWAIEERQPTSTDQRNVFLAPARVAQKLLLLWGVGAVLLTVLYGLHDSAFIPRFLFAVGFPGIVVATACYMITEFALRPIAAQALEAGRPPRRLAHGVMGRTMTVWLLSSGVPVLGILLLAVFSLSLKNLSATQFAVAVMIIASFALLFGLTLMWLLSWLIATPVRVVRSALKQVEEGQLDCNLVVFDGTELGELQRGFNSMVHGLRERERVRDLFGRHVGRDVALLAEQQQVELGGEERHAAVIFIDIIGSTKLVTSRPAVEVVELLNRFFDVVVDEVDNHHGLVNKFEGDAVLAVFGAPVALDNPEAEALAAARAMARRLRAEVPECDAGIGVAAGQVVAGNVGAKERFEYTVIGEPVNEAARLCELAKKIDGHLVASSDTVNRATDDERQRWTLGEMVTLRGHTEPTRLATPTALD, encoded by the coding sequence ATGACCGCCACCAAGAGCGTGCCGCACCGGCTGGGCCGGGTGCTTGAGAGAGTGACTCGCCAGAGCGGGCGGTTGGAGACGCCGGGCTACGGCTCCTGGCTGCTGGGCAGGCCGGAGGAGAGCCAGGCCCGGCGGCGCATCCGGATCCAGATCATCCTGACGTTCTTCATCCTGTTCACCAACATGCTCGGCATCGCGGTCTCCCTGCTGCTGAACACGGTCGCGATCCCGGTCCCCAGCGTGTTCTCCGACGCCCCGGCCTGGCTGACCTTCGGTGTCACGCCCGCCTACATGCTGGTCGCGCTGTTCTTCGGTACGGCCTGGATCACGTCGCGGACCGTGCGCTCTCTGCGATGGGCCATCGAAGAACGTCAGCCGACGAGCACCGACCAGCGCAACGTGTTCCTCGCTCCGGCCCGCGTCGCGCAGAAGTTGTTGCTGCTGTGGGGCGTCGGCGCGGTGCTCTTGACCGTGCTCTACGGCCTGCACGACTCCGCGTTCATCCCCCGGTTCCTCTTCGCGGTCGGTTTCCCCGGCATCGTCGTCGCCACCGCGTGCTACATGATCACCGAGTTCGCGCTGCGTCCCATCGCCGCCCAGGCACTCGAGGCCGGCAGACCGCCCCGCCGGCTGGCGCACGGCGTCATGGGCCGGACGATGACCGTCTGGCTGCTCAGCTCCGGGGTGCCCGTTCTCGGGATCCTCCTGCTGGCGGTGTTCTCGCTGTCGTTGAAGAACCTCAGCGCCACCCAGTTCGCGGTGGCCGTGATGATCATCGCGTCGTTCGCGCTGCTGTTCGGCCTGACCCTGATGTGGCTGCTGTCCTGGCTCATCGCGACCCCGGTTCGCGTGGTCCGGTCGGCGCTCAAACAGGTCGAGGAAGGACAACTCGACTGCAACCTGGTGGTGTTCGACGGCACCGAACTCGGCGAGCTGCAGCGCGGGTTCAACTCGATGGTGCACGGGCTGCGCGAACGTGAGCGGGTCCGCGACCTGTTCGGCCGCCACGTCGGGCGTGATGTCGCGCTGCTCGCCGAGCAGCAGCAGGTCGAGCTCGGCGGGGAGGAACGCCACGCCGCGGTCATCTTCATCGACATCATCGGCTCCACGAAGCTGGTGACCAGCAGGCCCGCGGTGGAGGTCGTCGAGCTGCTCAACCGGTTCTTCGACGTCGTGGTCGACGAGGTCGACAACCACCACGGGCTGGTGAACAAGTTCGAGGGCGACGCGGTACTCGCCGTGTTCGGCGCCCCGGTGGCGCTCGACAACCCCGAAGCCGAGGCGCTGGCCGCCGCCCGCGCGATGGCGCGCCGGCTGCGCGCCGAGGTGCCCGAATGCGATGCGGGAATCGGGGTCGCCGCCGGACAGGTGGTCGCAGGCAACGTCGGGGCCAAGGAACGCTTCGAGTACACGGTGATCGGCGAACCGGTCAACGAGGCGGCGCGGCTGTGCGAACTGGCCAAGAAGATCGACGGGCACCTGGTCGCCTCTTCCGACACCGTGAACCGCGCCACCGACGACGAACGACAGCGGTGGACGCTCGGTGAGATGGTGACGCTGCGCGGGCACACCGAGCCGACCCGCCTGGCAACGCCGACCGCGCTGGACTGA
- the nucS gene encoding endonuclease NucS produces the protein MRLVIAQCTVDYVGRLTAHLPSARRLLLFKADGSVSVHADDRAYKPLNWMSPPCWVVEQPDGDHPIWVVENKAGEQLRITVESIEHDSSHELGVDPGLVKDGVEAHLQALLAEHVELLGAGYTLVRREYMTPIGPVDLLCRDEQGRSVAVEIKRRGEIDGVEQLTRYLELLNRDSLLAPVAGVFAAQQIKPQARTLATDRGIRCVTLDYDKMRGMDNDEFRLF, from the coding sequence GTGCGCCTTGTCATCGCCCAGTGCACTGTCGACTACGTCGGAAGACTCACCGCTCACCTGCCCTCGGCTCGACGGCTGTTGCTGTTCAAGGCCGACGGCTCGGTCAGCGTGCACGCCGACGACCGTGCCTACAAACCCCTGAACTGGATGTCCCCGCCGTGCTGGGTGGTCGAGCAGCCCGACGGCGACCACCCGATCTGGGTGGTGGAGAACAAGGCGGGGGAGCAGCTGCGCATCACCGTGGAGTCGATCGAACACGATTCGTCCCACGAGCTGGGGGTGGATCCCGGGCTGGTGAAGGACGGCGTGGAGGCCCATTTGCAGGCGCTGCTGGCCGAACACGTCGAACTGCTCGGCGCCGGCTACACGTTGGTGCGCCGCGAGTACATGACGCCGATCGGTCCGGTGGACCTGCTGTGCCGCGACGAGCAGGGGCGTTCGGTCGCCGTCGAGATCAAGCGGCGCGGCGAGATCGACGGTGTGGAGCAGCTGACCCGCTACCTGGAACTGCTCAACCGTGACTCGCTGCTGGCCCCGGTTGCGGGCGTATTCGCCGCCCAGCAGATCAAGCCGCAGGCCCGCACTCTCGCAACCGATCGCGGAATCCGGTGCGTCACACTCGATTACGACAAGATGCGCGGTATGGACAACGACGAGTTCCGCCTGTTCTGA
- a CDS encoding acyl-CoA dehydrogenase family protein gives MSMTENRTSDLPLPSAEELRAEVRGWLAQNWSGVTLPKSDDPWVSSPERIAWLDKVVEAGYGAPTFPRQWYGRAYPNKLAKVIAEEFRAAGAPGACQDRFSIPANTALAFGTEQLKADLLHEFLTEKSRTCLLYSEPGAGSDLAGVRTTAVRDGDQWIINGQKVWTSGALTSQYALLIARTDWDVPKHKGITFFIVPMKQPGIEVRPLVQITGDSHFNEVFITDAKVPDAYVVGGVGNGWRVLQTALAYERSIMGTGTSLHRKQSRGNSLIEMARAHGKLNDSAIRRSLAEVLALRELNSLNNARAKAEAKQGTASPVMSLGKLATSGILHAEARLKTDIIGADALLAGPDHAEADEVNFLTLNAFFTSIGGGTDQIQRNIIGERVLGLPKEPEVDRDIPFREIRKN, from the coding sequence ATGAGCATGACTGAGAACAGGACGAGCGACCTGCCCTTGCCCAGCGCCGAGGAGCTGCGCGCCGAGGTCCGTGGCTGGCTGGCCCAGAACTGGTCCGGTGTCACCCTGCCCAAGTCCGACGACCCCTGGGTCAGCTCCCCCGAGCGGATCGCGTGGCTGGACAAGGTGGTCGAGGCCGGTTACGGCGCGCCGACCTTCCCGAGGCAGTGGTACGGCCGGGCCTACCCGAACAAGCTGGCCAAGGTGATCGCCGAGGAGTTCCGCGCGGCCGGCGCACCGGGTGCGTGCCAGGACAGGTTCAGCATCCCCGCCAACACCGCCCTCGCGTTCGGCACCGAACAGCTCAAGGCCGATCTGCTGCACGAGTTCCTGACCGAGAAGTCCCGGACCTGCCTGCTCTACAGCGAGCCGGGCGCGGGATCGGATCTGGCCGGTGTGCGCACCACCGCGGTCCGCGACGGCGACCAGTGGATCATCAACGGCCAGAAGGTATGGACCTCCGGCGCACTCACCTCGCAGTACGCGCTGCTGATCGCCCGCACCGACTGGGATGTGCCCAAGCACAAGGGCATCACCTTCTTCATCGTGCCGATGAAGCAGCCGGGCATCGAAGTCCGCCCGCTGGTGCAGATCACCGGCGACTCACACTTCAACGAGGTGTTCATCACCGATGCCAAGGTGCCCGACGCGTACGTGGTCGGCGGCGTCGGCAACGGCTGGCGGGTGCTGCAGACCGCCCTGGCCTACGAGCGCTCGATCATGGGTACCGGAACCAGCCTGCACCGCAAGCAGTCCCGCGGGAACAGCCTCATCGAGATGGCCCGTGCACACGGAAAGCTGAACGATTCCGCGATCCGCAGATCATTGGCCGAGGTGCTCGCGCTGCGGGAACTCAACAGCCTCAACAACGCCCGCGCCAAGGCCGAGGCCAAGCAGGGCACCGCCAGCCCGGTCATGTCACTGGGCAAGCTCGCGACATCGGGCATCCTGCACGCCGAGGCCCGGCTGAAGACCGACATCATCGGCGCCGACGCGCTGCTGGCCGGGCCGGACCACGCCGAGGCCGACGAGGTGAACTTCCTGACGCTCAACGCGTTCTTCACCTCGATCGGCGGTGGCACCGATCAGATCCAGCGCAACATCATCGGCGAGCGCGTCCTCGGCCTGCCCAAGGAACCCGAGGTAGACCGTGACATCCCGTTCCGCGAGATCAGGAAGAACTGA
- the mce gene encoding methylmalonyl-CoA epimerase, with the protein MTAEQTDARPVLATALVTGIDHVGIAVPDLDAAIKWYHDHLGMIVLHEEINEEQGVREAMLSVRGAPVGSAQIQLMSPLDETSTIAKFIDKRGPGLQQLAYRTSDLDTLSERLREQGVRLLYEAPKRGTANSRINFIHPKDGGGVLIELVEPAQDSDH; encoded by the coding sequence ATGACCGCCGAGCAGACTGACGCCCGTCCGGTACTGGCCACCGCGCTTGTGACCGGCATCGACCATGTCGGCATCGCCGTCCCGGATCTGGACGCGGCGATCAAGTGGTATCACGACCACCTCGGCATGATCGTGCTGCACGAAGAGATCAACGAAGAGCAGGGTGTCCGCGAGGCCATGCTGTCGGTGCGCGGCGCCCCGGTCGGCAGCGCACAGATCCAGCTGATGTCCCCGCTGGACGAGACCTCCACGATCGCGAAGTTCATCGACAAGCGTGGCCCCGGTCTTCAGCAGCTCGCGTACCGCACCAGCGACCTCGACACCCTCAGCGAGCGCCTGCGCGAGCAGGGTGTGCGGCTGCTCTACGAAGCCCCCAAGCGCGGCACCGCCAACTCGCGGATCAACTTCATCCATCCCAAGGACGGCGGCGGCGTGCTGATCGAGCTCGTCGAGCCTGCCCAGGATTCGGACCACTAA
- a CDS encoding tetratricopeptide repeat protein — protein MTRPGPRISPALAGAVDLSALKQRPAPSGEGASGATPGGVEVTEANLEAEVLVRSTEVPVVVLLWSPRSDASIQLGEALGALAAADGSTWAFATINVDTTPRVAQMFGVQAVPTVVALAAGRPISSFEGMQPPDQLRRWIDSLLNAVAGKLGGPGGDAPEDEVDPRVEQARSLLDSGDFDGALAAYQAILDAEPNHDEAKGAVRQIAFLQRATTHPQNAVALADAAPDDIDAAFAAADVEVLQQQIAPAFARLTALVKRTAGDDRTRVRTRLIELFELFDPADPEVIAGRRNLANALY, from the coding sequence GTGACACGTCCAGGACCACGAATCTCACCCGCTCTGGCCGGTGCGGTCGACCTGTCGGCCCTCAAACAGCGGCCCGCCCCGTCCGGCGAAGGCGCATCCGGCGCGACGCCCGGCGGAGTGGAGGTCACCGAAGCCAACCTCGAAGCCGAGGTGCTGGTCCGGTCCACCGAGGTGCCCGTCGTCGTGCTGCTCTGGTCGCCGCGCAGCGACGCCAGCATCCAGCTCGGTGAAGCACTGGGAGCGCTGGCCGCCGCCGACGGATCCACATGGGCCTTCGCGACGATCAACGTCGACACCACCCCGCGGGTTGCGCAGATGTTCGGTGTGCAGGCCGTGCCGACCGTGGTGGCGCTCGCCGCGGGCCGGCCGATCTCCAGCTTCGAGGGCATGCAGCCGCCGGACCAGCTTCGCCGCTGGATCGACTCGCTGTTGAACGCCGTCGCCGGCAAACTCGGCGGCCCGGGCGGCGACGCGCCGGAGGACGAGGTCGACCCGCGTGTCGAACAGGCCAGGTCGCTGCTCGACTCGGGCGACTTCGACGGCGCCCTCGCGGCCTACCAGGCGATCCTCGACGCCGAGCCGAACCACGACGAAGCCAAGGGGGCGGTGCGCCAGATCGCGTTCCTGCAGCGTGCGACGACCCATCCGCAGAACGCGGTCGCGCTCGCCGACGCCGCACCCGACGACATCGACGCCGCATTCGCCGCCGCCGACGTCGAGGTTTTGCAGCAGCAGATCGCACCCGCGTTCGCACGGCTCACGGCGTTGGTGAAGCGCACCGCCGGAGACGACCGCACCAGGGTGCGTACCCGGCTGATCGAGCTCTTCGAGTTGTTCGATCCTGCCGACCCCGAGGTGATCGCGGGGCGGCGCAACCTCGCCAACGCGCTGTACTGA